A single Ziziphus jujuba cultivar Dongzao chromosome 11, ASM3175591v1 DNA region contains:
- the LOC107431513 gene encoding 10 kDa chaperonin, mitochondrial isoform X2, which yields MAKRLVPLLNRVLVEKIVPPSKTNAGILLPEKSTKLNSGKVVAVGPGVHDREGKLIPVSLKQGDTVLIPDYGGTEVKLGDKEYHLYRDEDILGTLHD from the exons ATGGCGAAGCGCTTGGTTCCCCTGCTCAACCGGGTTCTGGTGGAGAAAATCGTCCCTCCTTCCAAAACCAATGCCGGAATCTTACTTCCTGAGAAATCCACCAAG CTAAACTCGGGAAAAGTTGTTGCTGTTGGTCCTGGAGTTCACGATAGGGAGGGAAAGCTGATTCCTGTTAGTCTAAAGCAAGGAGATACTGTCTTAATACCAGATTATGGAGGAACTGAAGTGAAACTTGGAGATAAAGA GTACCATCTATATCGAGATGAGGATATATTGGGAACACTGCATGATTAA
- the LOC107431567 gene encoding uncharacterized protein LOC107431567 — protein sequence MGTGRRVELEPWVDLEGKVVMVTGASSGLGREFCLDLAKSGCYVVAAARRVERLKSLCDQINNLKFPFPSSSSFSSSSSSSSSMLRALAVELDVTADGPTIQNSVRKAWDSFGRIDALINNAGIRGNVRSPLELSEEEWNQVIKTNLTGSWLVSKYVCIHMRDADQGGSIINISSIAGLNRGQLPGGAAYVSSKAALNSLTKVMAMELGVHKIRVNSISPGLFKSEITEGLMQKDWLQNVAMKTVPLRTFGTSDPALTSLVRYLIHDSSVYVTGNIFIVDAGATLPGIPIFSSL from the exons ATGGGGACCGGCAGGCGCGTGGAATTGGAGCCATGGGTGGACCTAGAGGGCAAGGTGGTGATGGTCACCGGGGCATCGTCTGGACTGGGCCGGGAATTCTGTCTGGATCTGGCCAAATCCGGCTGTTATGTCGTCGCGGCGGCTCGACGTGTTGAGCGTCTCAAGTCCCTTTGCGACCAAATCAACAATCTCAAGTTCCCATttccctcctcctcctccttctcctcctcttcttcttcttcttcttccatgcTTAGAGCCTTGGCCGTGGAGCTTGATGTCACCGCCGATGGACCCACAATCCAAAACTCTGTCCGGAAGGCTTGGGACTCTTTTGGCCGTATCGATGCCTTGATTAATAACGCCGGCATCAGAG GTAATGTAAGATCCCCATTGGAATTGTCCGAGGAGGAGTGGAATCAGGTTATCAAAACAAACTTAACAGGCTCGTGGTTGGTGTCAAAATATGTCTGCATACATATGCGTGATGCCGATCAGGGAGGATCAATTATCAATATTTCCTCAATTGCTGGTCTTAATCGCGGACAATTGCCTGGAGGTGCTGCTTATGTATCTTCTAAAGCAGCCCTGAACTCCTTAACAAAG GTAATGGCCATGGAATTGGGGGTGCATAAAATCAGAGTGAACTCAATATCGCCAGGACTATTCAAATCAGAGATAACGGAGGGTCTGATGCAAAAAGACTGGCTGCAGAATGTGGCAATGAAAACGGTCCCTTTACGAACATTTGGAACCTCAGATCCCGCATTGACATCGTTAGTTCGATATCTAATACATGACTCGTCAGTTTATGTGACCGGGAATATTTTCATAGTGGATGCAGGTGCAACCTTGCCAGGCATCCctattttctcttctctttaA
- the LOC107431522 gene encoding serine carboxypeptidase-like 45 isoform X1 gives MQPELQAWTVLASLILTFLTASPLPLAEKITSLPGQPRVSFQQFAGYVTIDEKQKRSLFYYFVEAQTAPASKPLVLWLNGGPGCSSIGAGAFCEHGPFKPSGNILLKNEYSWNKEANMLYLESPAGVGFSYSANESFYTSVNDQKTAEDNLVFLSRWFLKFPEYKNRDLFITGESYGGHYVPQLAKLIVQSKINYFNLKGIAIGNPLLEFNTDFNSRAEYLWSHGLISDSTYESFTSVCNNSQIRRQIIQTGTLTPVCAEVYSLVSRQVSKLIDAYDVTLDVCVSSLSSQSLVLNRLQGTEKIDVCVEDETYIYLNRKDVQKALHALLVGVSGWSICSDTLRYDMRNLEIPTVHDVGALVKAGIRVLVYSGDQDSVLPLTGTRSVVNGLAKELGLNTTVPYGAWFGGRQVAGWTQVYGDILSFATIRGASHEAPFSQPERSLVLFNAFLAGKPLPQSL, from the exons ATGCAGCCTGAGCTTCAAGCATGGACAGTACTTGCAAGTCTCATCCTAACATTTTTAACTGCAAGCCCCCTCCCACTAGCTGAAAAGATCACCAGTTTACCGGGACAACCACGAGTCAGTTTCCAGCAGTTTGCCGGCTATGTAACCATTGATGAAAAGCAGAAAAGGTCACTTTTTTACTACTTTGTTGAGGCACAAACCGCCCCTGCTTCTAAGCCTCTTGTTCTTTGGTTAAAtgggg GACCTGGTTGTTCATCCATCGGAGCTGGAGCTTTCTGTGAGCATGGACCTTTTAAACCAAGCGGAAACATTCTGCTTAAGAACGAATATAGCTGGAATAAAG AAGCAAACATGCTATACCTGGAGTCACCTGCGGGAGTTGGTTTTTCATACTCAGCTAATGAATCATTCTATACCTCAGTGAATGACCAAAAGACAG CGGAAGATAATCTGGTATTCCTGAGTCGCTGGTTCCTCAAATTTCCCGAGTACAAAAACAGGGATTTGTTCATCACTGGAGAGAGCTATGGAG GCCACTACGTTCCGCAGCTTGCGAAACTCATTGTTCAATCCAAAATTAACTACTTCAATCTCAAGGGAATAGCA ATAGGCAATCCTCTTCTGGAATTCAACACCGATTTCAACTCTCGGGCGGAGTACTTGTGGTCCCACGGGCTGATATCGGATTCAACATATGAAAGTTTCACTTCAGTATGTAACAACTCCCAAATCAGAAGGCAGATTATTCAGACTGGAACTCTGACCCCAGTTTGCGCTGAAGTGTACAGCTTAGTTTCCAGACAAGTCAGTAAATTGATCGACGCATATGATGTTACTCTTGATGTCTGTGTGTCTTCACTGTCTTCTCAATCTCTGGTGCTTAATCGACTG CAAGGAACAGAGAAGATAGATGTTTGTGTGGAAGATGAAACTTACATCTACTTGAACCGAAAAGATGTGCAAAAAGCTCTCCATGCTTTGCTTGTTGGAGTTAGCGGATGGAGCATTTGCAGCGA TACCCTCAGGTATGATATGCGAAACCTGGAAATACCTACCGTCCATGATGTGGGTGCACTTGTCAAGGCTGGAATCCGGGTTCTAGTTTACAG TGGAGATCAAGATTCGGTTCTACCACTAACTGGAACAAGAAGTGTGGTAAATGGATTGGCAAAGGAGTTGGGACTGAATACCACTGTGCCTTACGGAGCCTGGTTTGGAGGCAGGCAG gTTGCTGGTTGGACTCAAGTATATGGTGATATTTTGTCTTTTGCCACCATTAGAGGAGCATCTCATGAAGCTCCATTTTCACAGCCAGAGAGGTCCCTAGTTCTATTCAATGCGTTTCTAGCAGGAAAGCCACTGCCACAATCACTCTAA
- the LOC107431565 gene encoding probable auxin efflux carrier component 1b, producing the protein MISVTDLYHVLTAVVPLYVAMILAYGSVKWWKIFSPDQCSGINRFVALFAVPLLSFHFISTNNPYAMNLRFIAADTLQKVIVLAVLAIWSRTSSRGCLEWSITLFSLSTLPNTLVMGIPLLKGMYGDFSGTLMVQIVVLQCIIWYTLMLFLFEYRGARLLIVEQFPDTAGSIISFRVDSDIISLDGKEPLQTEAEVGEDGKLHVTVRKSTSSRSEIFSRRSHGPNSGVSLTPRPSNLTNAEIYSLQSSRNPTPRSSSFNHTDFYSMMNGNKNMISNVSPRQSNFGNLGFDEETGVGGFGNPPARVNGVGGYPAPPSAGIFSPVVGPGAKKKANGTEGGKDLHMFVWSSSASPVSEGGIHVFRGGEYGNDLGGVAHQKDYDEYGRDEFSFGNRPVPNGVDRDGPVLSKLGSSSTAELHPKAGPQGESKPTSMPPASVMTRLILIMVWRKLIRNPNTYSSLIGLTWSLVSFKWNIVMPAIIARSISILSDAGLGMAMFSLGLFMALQPRIIACGKSIATFSMAVRFLTGPAVMAAASIAVGLRGVLLHVAIVQAALPQGIVPFVFAKEYNVHPDILSTGVIFGMLIALPITLVYYILLGL; encoded by the exons ATGATCAGTGTTACAGACCTCTACCACGTCCTCACAGCCGTTGTGCCTCTGTACGTGGCCATGATCTTAGCCTATGGCTCAGTAAAATGGTGGAAGATCTTTAGCCCAGACCAGTGCTCAGGCATCAACCGCTTTGTGGCTCTCTTCGCAGTTCCTCTGTTATCCTTCCACTTCATCTCGACCAACAACCCCTATGCCATGAACTTGAGGTTCATAGCCGCAGACACACTTCAGAAAGTCATAGTCTTGGCGGTCCTAGCCATCTGGTCAAGAACAAGCTCCAGAGGCTGTCTGGAGTGGTCTATTACCCTCTTCTCGCTTTCCACCCTCCCAAACACTCTGGTTATGGGCATCCCTCTGTTGAAGGGTATGTATGGAGATTTCTCAGGGACCTTAATGGTTCAGATAGTTGTTCTCCAATGCATAATATGGTACACTCTGATGCTCTTTCTGTTCGAGTACAGAGGAGCTAGACTTTTGATTGTGGAGCAGTTCCCAGACACTGCTGGCTCCATCATTTCCTTCAGAGTCGATTCTGATATCATTTCCTTGGATGGGAAAGAGCCATTGCAGACTGAAGCTGAGGTTGGTGAAGATGGGAAACTCCATGTGACAGTCAGAAAATCCACCAGCTCAAGGTCTGAAATCTTTTCTAGGCGATCACACGGGCCAAACTCCGGCGTTTCCTTGACTCCTCGGCCATCAAATCTAACCAATGCAGAAATATATTCACTCCAATCATCAAGGAACCCAACGCCAAGGAGTTCGAGTTTCAACCACACCGATTTCTATTCGATGATGAATGGTAACAAGAACATGATCAGCAATGTGAGCCCACGGCAGTCCAACTTTGGCAACTTGGGTTTTGATGAGGAGACCGGAGTCGGCGGGTTTGGCAACCCTCCGGCGAGAGTGAATGGGGTGGGTGGATATCCGGCGCCTCCAAGTGCAGGGATTTTCTCGCCGGTGGTTGGTCCGGGAGCTAAGAAGAAAGCAAATGGGACAGAGGGTGGTAAAGACCTTCACATGTTTGTTTGGAGCTCGAGCGCCTCGCCGGTTTCCGAAGGAGGAATTCATGTCTTCAGAGGTGGAGAATATGGAAATGATCTTGGTGGGGTAGCTCACCAAAAAG aCTACGATGAGTATGGTCGTGACGAGTTTAGCTTCGGGAACAGACCGGTTCCCAATGGTGTTGATCGGGATGGTCCTGTACTTTCTAAGCTTGGTTCTAGTTCAACTGCTGAGCTTCATCCAAAAGCTGGTCCACAGGGCGAGTCCAAGCCAACATCTATGCCACCAGCGAGTGTTATGACCAGGCTCATTCTTATTATGGTTTGGAGGAAACTCATCAGAAATCCCAACACTTACTCCAGCCTAATTGGTCTCACGTGGTCCTTGGTCTCATTTAA GTGGAACATTGTCATGCCTGCAATAATAGCTCGTTCCATTTCCATTCTTTCCGATGCAGGTCTTGGAATGGCCATGTTTAGTCTTG GTTTATTCATGGCATTGCAACCTAGGATTATAGCATGTGGAAAATCCATTGCCACGTTTTCTATGGCGGTTCGGTTCCTCACAGGTCCTGCAGTTATGGCTGCTGCTTCAATTGCTGTAGGATTAAGAGGAGTTCTGCTACACGTTGCTATAGTGCAG GCTGCTCTTCCACAAGGGATTGTGCCCTTTGTCTTTGCCAAGGAATACAATGTTCATCCTGACATTCTGAGCACTGG GGTTATATTTGGAATGCTGATTGCTCTTCCCATCACTTTGGTTTACTACATCTTGCTGGGACTATGA
- the LOC107431513 gene encoding 10 kDa chaperonin, mitochondrial isoform X1 produces the protein MAKRLVPLLNRVLVEKIVPPSKTNAGILLPEKSTKLNSGKVVAVGPGVHDREGKLIPVSLKQGDTVLIPDYGGTEVKLGDKEYTLSCSLTLFPRKFLDMSYFKSCSFRKDQSIWLLNVADIFLASCRRQSGTIYIEMRIYWEHCMINGFE, from the exons ATGGCGAAGCGCTTGGTTCCCCTGCTCAACCGGGTTCTGGTGGAGAAAATCGTCCCTCCTTCCAAAACCAATGCCGGAATCTTACTTCCTGAGAAATCCACCAAG CTAAACTCGGGAAAAGTTGTTGCTGTTGGTCCTGGAGTTCACGATAGGGAGGGAAAGCTGATTCCTGTTAGTCTAAAGCAAGGAGATACTGTCTTAATACCAGATTATGGAGGAACTGAAGTGAAACTTGGAGATAAAGAGTATACACTTTCATGCTCACTAACCCTTTTTCCTCGTAAATTTCTGGATATGTCATATTTTAAGTCTTGCTCCTTTCGAAAAGACCAAAGTATTTGGTTGCTCAATGTGGCTGACATCTTCCTTGCTTCATGTAGACGTCAATctg GTACCATCTATATCGAGATGAGGATATATTGGGAACACTGCATGATTAATGGATTTGAATAA
- the LOC107431522 gene encoding serine carboxypeptidase-like 45 isoform X2: MQPELQAWTVLASLILTFLTASPLPLAEKITSLPGQPRVSFQQFAGYVTIDEKQKRSLFYYFVEAQTAPASKPLVLWLNGGPGCSSIGAGAFCEHGPFKPSGNILLKNEYSWNKEANMLYLESPAGVGFSYSANESFYTSVNDQKTAEDNLVFLSRWFLKFPEYKNRDLFITGESYGGHYVPQLAKLIVQSKINYFNLKGIAIGNPLLEFNTDFNSRAEYLWSHGLISDSTYESFTSVCNNSQIRRQIIQTGTLTPVCAEVYSLVSRQVSKLIDAYDVTLDVCVSSLSSQSLVLNRLQGTEKIDVCVEDETYIYLNRKDVQKALHALLVGVSGWSICSDTLRYDMRNLEIPTVHDVGALVKAGIRVLVYSGDQDSVLPLTGTRSVVNGLAKELGLNTTVPYGAWFGGRQVG, from the exons ATGCAGCCTGAGCTTCAAGCATGGACAGTACTTGCAAGTCTCATCCTAACATTTTTAACTGCAAGCCCCCTCCCACTAGCTGAAAAGATCACCAGTTTACCGGGACAACCACGAGTCAGTTTCCAGCAGTTTGCCGGCTATGTAACCATTGATGAAAAGCAGAAAAGGTCACTTTTTTACTACTTTGTTGAGGCACAAACCGCCCCTGCTTCTAAGCCTCTTGTTCTTTGGTTAAAtgggg GACCTGGTTGTTCATCCATCGGAGCTGGAGCTTTCTGTGAGCATGGACCTTTTAAACCAAGCGGAAACATTCTGCTTAAGAACGAATATAGCTGGAATAAAG AAGCAAACATGCTATACCTGGAGTCACCTGCGGGAGTTGGTTTTTCATACTCAGCTAATGAATCATTCTATACCTCAGTGAATGACCAAAAGACAG CGGAAGATAATCTGGTATTCCTGAGTCGCTGGTTCCTCAAATTTCCCGAGTACAAAAACAGGGATTTGTTCATCACTGGAGAGAGCTATGGAG GCCACTACGTTCCGCAGCTTGCGAAACTCATTGTTCAATCCAAAATTAACTACTTCAATCTCAAGGGAATAGCA ATAGGCAATCCTCTTCTGGAATTCAACACCGATTTCAACTCTCGGGCGGAGTACTTGTGGTCCCACGGGCTGATATCGGATTCAACATATGAAAGTTTCACTTCAGTATGTAACAACTCCCAAATCAGAAGGCAGATTATTCAGACTGGAACTCTGACCCCAGTTTGCGCTGAAGTGTACAGCTTAGTTTCCAGACAAGTCAGTAAATTGATCGACGCATATGATGTTACTCTTGATGTCTGTGTGTCTTCACTGTCTTCTCAATCTCTGGTGCTTAATCGACTG CAAGGAACAGAGAAGATAGATGTTTGTGTGGAAGATGAAACTTACATCTACTTGAACCGAAAAGATGTGCAAAAAGCTCTCCATGCTTTGCTTGTTGGAGTTAGCGGATGGAGCATTTGCAGCGA TACCCTCAGGTATGATATGCGAAACCTGGAAATACCTACCGTCCATGATGTGGGTGCACTTGTCAAGGCTGGAATCCGGGTTCTAGTTTACAG TGGAGATCAAGATTCGGTTCTACCACTAACTGGAACAAGAAGTGTGGTAAATGGATTGGCAAAGGAGTTGGGACTGAATACCACTGTGCCTTACGGAGCCTGGTTTGGAGGCAGGCAGGTTGGTTAG